In Streptomyces sp. NBC_00433, a single genomic region encodes these proteins:
- a CDS encoding maltokinase, translated as MSDSSWTRVPPVPSTTPGARPAVPDPPVPTADPGLLRSLEPLLRSWLPRQRWFAGKGLPIGGFRLAAATELLPPGGRLGPLGLLHVLVDVEQPGRPADCYQLLLGAHPLLPSALVRTALGPAVGGPYDGLTLYDAPHDPRLAALLLERLRLPGRTGRLRFTAEPHAVFPPGLIPRVSTAEQSNTSVVYGDTYILKLFRRVSPGTNPDLELSLALARAGSRRVAEPVAWFESLEPGPGPAAEEPTTLGVLQRFLPGSSDGWALALASVAEDGDFRAEAAALGGATAEVHASLAAALPVRALDGAALERIAAGMARRLDETAAEVPAVRPYADALRSAFDDLAKLGAVTLPGSAVTAQRIHGDLHLGQALRGPGGEWVLIDFEGEPARPLAERRGAAPPVQDVAGMLRSFDYAAHHSGNGPWAARHRDAYCTGYAAVSGTDPREQPVLIRAFETDKAVYEARYEARHRPAWLPIPLSALARLSTTAPR; from the coding sequence ATGTCGGACAGCTCCTGGACCCGTGTCCCCCCCGTGCCCTCCACCACCCCCGGGGCCCGCCCCGCCGTCCCCGACCCACCCGTCCCCACCGCCGATCCCGGCCTGCTGCGCTCGCTGGAACCGCTGCTGCGCAGCTGGCTGCCGCGGCAGCGCTGGTTCGCCGGCAAGGGGCTGCCGATCGGCGGCTTCCGGCTGGCCGCGGCGACCGAGCTGCTGCCGCCCGGCGGCCGGCTCGGACCGCTCGGGCTGCTGCACGTCCTGGTGGACGTCGAGCAGCCGGGGCGCCCCGCCGACTGCTACCAACTGCTGCTCGGCGCGCATCCGCTGCTGCCGTCCGCCCTGGTGCGCACCGCGCTGGGCCCGGCCGTCGGCGGCCCCTACGACGGACTGACCCTCTACGACGCCCCGCACGACCCCCGGCTGGCCGCGCTGCTGCTTGAACGGCTCAGGCTGCCCGGCCGCACCGGGCGGCTGCGCTTCACCGCCGAGCCGCACGCGGTCTTCCCACCCGGGCTCATCCCGCGGGTCTCGACCGCGGAGCAGTCCAACACCTCCGTCGTCTACGGCGACACCTACATCCTCAAGCTCTTCCGCCGCGTCTCCCCCGGCACCAACCCCGACCTGGAGCTGTCGCTCGCCCTGGCCAGGGCCGGGTCGCGGCGGGTCGCCGAGCCGGTGGCGTGGTTCGAGTCGCTGGAGCCCGGCCCCGGGCCCGCGGCCGAGGAGCCCACCACGCTCGGCGTGCTCCAGCGCTTCCTGCCGGGCTCGTCCGACGGCTGGGCGCTGGCACTGGCCTCCGTCGCCGAGGACGGCGACTTCCGCGCCGAGGCGGCGGCGCTCGGCGGCGCCACCGCCGAGGTGCACGCCTCGCTCGCCGCGGCGCTGCCGGTGCGGGCGCTGGACGGCGCGGCGCTGGAGCGCATCGCGGCGGGCATGGCCCGCCGCCTGGACGAGACCGCCGCCGAAGTACCCGCGGTACGCCCCTACGCCGACGCGCTGCGGTCCGCCTTCGACGACCTGGCCAAGCTCGGCGCCGTCACGCTCCCCGGCTCCGCGGTCACCGCCCAGCGCATCCACGGCGACCTCCACCTCGGCCAGGCGCTGCGCGGGCCGGGCGGGGAGTGGGTGCTCATCGACTTCGAGGGCGAGCCCGCCCGCCCGCTGGCCGAACGCCGCGGGGCGGCGCCGCCGGTGCAGGACGTGGCCGGCATGCTGCGGTCCTTCGACTACGCCGCCCACCACAGCGGCAACGGCCCCTGGGCGGCCAGGCACCGGGACGCCTACTGCACGGGCTACGCTGCCGTCTCCGGCACCGACCCGCGCGAACAGCCCGTGCTGATACGGGCCTTCGAGACGGACAAGGCGGTCTACGAAGCCCGCTACGAGGCCCGGCACCGGCCTGCCTGGCTCCCCATCCCCCTCTCGGCCCTGGCCCGCCTGTCCACGACCGCACCCCGATGA